One window of the Nocardia huaxiensis genome contains the following:
- a CDS encoding molybdopterin-containing oxidoreductase family protein translates to MKVLGACPLDCPDACSWEVTVEDGVAVGLRGNKAHPVTRGALCVKVNRYLEQVGSPGRIRYPMRRVGAKGEGKFERISWDEALEEIARRVGGVVEEYGGEAVWPFHGTGSLGYIQGLEGFVGRRFFNVLGASLMKGTICSIAGTMGLKYTLGTSGGMDPEDFAKSQLILLWGTNPMTSGHHLWKFIQDSGAHTVAIDPVRTKTAERCDEHLAPLPGTDAALALGLLHVIVSLGAQDEQFIAEQTVGWPEFRARIAEYPPERVAAITGLPVEQIVALGERIARTRPTAIRASQGMQRHAGGGMALRLLACLPGVTGDWAIPGGGLHYSTSGHFRLDDAELLRMDLLPHPVRTLSQTRVGDALLDNDGTPVKAMFVIAANPVGSNPDQRRVIEGLSREDLFTVVLEHFSTDTVDYADIVLPATMQPEHLDVIAGYGHLYLLWNEPAVAPPGECLPTTEIFRRLARRMGLTEPALYDSDEDLARQLLKGYDVERLRAEGFLKIDKPPVPAGKLQFVSERAALDGHDPMPDYTAPADPGDGLVLISAASHYFLNSSFGSNPELVRRAGESRVTLHPDDAAVRGITDGAPILVSNDRGSFEAVAEVSDHVRPGVAATTKGRWAKHNRGATVNATIAERDSDYGGGAVFHDNRVRITPR, encoded by the coding sequence ATGAAGGTTCTCGGTGCGTGCCCGCTGGATTGCCCGGATGCTTGCTCCTGGGAAGTGACCGTCGAGGACGGCGTCGCGGTGGGGTTGCGGGGGAACAAGGCACATCCCGTCACCCGCGGGGCGCTGTGCGTGAAGGTGAACCGGTACCTCGAACAGGTGGGGTCGCCGGGACGGATCCGGTATCCGATGCGGCGGGTCGGGGCCAAGGGGGAGGGGAAGTTCGAGCGGATCAGCTGGGACGAGGCCCTCGAGGAGATCGCGCGGCGGGTCGGCGGGGTCGTCGAGGAGTACGGGGGCGAGGCGGTCTGGCCGTTTCACGGGACCGGGAGCCTGGGGTACATCCAGGGGCTGGAAGGGTTCGTGGGGCGGCGGTTCTTCAATGTGCTCGGTGCGAGCCTGATGAAGGGGACCATCTGCTCGATCGCGGGGACGATGGGGCTGAAGTACACGCTCGGGACGTCCGGGGGGATGGATCCGGAGGATTTCGCCAAGTCGCAGTTGATTCTGCTGTGGGGGACGAACCCGATGACCTCCGGACATCACCTGTGGAAGTTCATTCAGGACAGCGGGGCCCACACCGTGGCCATCGATCCGGTGCGGACGAAGACGGCCGAACGGTGCGATGAGCATCTCGCGCCGCTGCCGGGGACCGACGCGGCGCTGGCGCTGGGGTTGCTGCATGTGATCGTGTCGCTGGGGGCGCAGGATGAGCAGTTCATTGCCGAGCAGACGGTGGGCTGGCCCGAATTCCGCGCACGCATAGCGGAATACCCGCCGGAGCGGGTCGCGGCGATCACCGGGCTGCCGGTGGAGCAGATCGTGGCGCTGGGGGAGCGGATCGCGCGGACGCGGCCGACCGCCATCCGGGCCTCGCAGGGAATGCAGCGGCATGCCGGTGGCGGGATGGCGCTGCGCCTGCTGGCCTGCCTGCCGGGCGTGACCGGGGACTGGGCGATTCCCGGTGGGGGACTGCACTATTCGACCAGCGGGCACTTCCGGCTCGACGACGCCGAACTGCTGCGCATGGATCTGCTGCCGCATCCGGTGCGGACGCTGTCGCAGACGCGTGTGGGAGACGCGTTGCTGGACAATGACGGTACGCCGGTCAAGGCGATGTTCGTGATCGCCGCCAACCCGGTCGGATCCAATCCCGACCAGCGGCGGGTGATCGAGGGGCTGTCGCGGGAAGACCTGTTCACTGTTGTGCTGGAACACTTCTCGACCGACACCGTGGACTACGCCGACATCGTGCTGCCCGCCACCATGCAGCCCGAACATCTCGATGTGATCGCCGGATACGGGCACCTGTACCTGCTCTGGAACGAGCCCGCCGTCGCGCCGCCCGGCGAATGTCTGCCCACCACAGAGATTTTCCGGCGGCTGGCGCGGCGCATGGGATTGACCGAGCCCGCGCTCTACGACTCGGACGAGGATCTGGCTCGGCAGCTGCTGAAGGGCTACGACGTGGAACGGCTTCGCGCCGAAGGGTTCCTGAAAATCGACAAGCCGCCGGTGCCCGCGGGCAAACTGCAATTCGTCTCCGAGCGGGCCGCGCTCGACGGCCACGATCCGATGCCGGACTACACCGCGCCCGCCGACCCCGGTGACGGGCTGGTGCTCATCTCGGCCGCCTCGCACTACTTCCTCAACAGCAGTTTCGGCTCGAACCCCGAATTGGTGCGCCGCGCAGGCGAATCCCGCGTCACCCTGCATCCCGATGACGCGGCCGTCCGCGGAATCACCGATGGCGCACCGATTCTGGTGTCCAATGACCGCGGCTCCTTCGAGGCGGTGGCCGAGGTGTCCGACCACGTCCGTCCCGGCGTGGCGGCGACCACCAAGGGCCGGTGGGCCAAGCACAACAGGGGTGCCACGGTGAACGCCACCATCGCCGAACGCGATTCGGATTACGGTGGCGGCGCCGTTTTCCACGACAACCGGGTGCGCATCACCCCGCGATAA
- the nuoK gene encoding NADH-quinone oxidoreductase subunit NuoK, with protein MNLPEFLILAAALFSVGLYGVLSQQSIVMVMMGLELMINGVIVAAAAFWYFVRPAADAQVLILVAVTAMAVEMAAGFAVTTAIFRSRDIDVVDAAADLKG; from the coding sequence GTGAATCTCCCCGAATTCCTGATCCTGGCGGCGGCGCTGTTCAGCGTCGGCCTCTACGGCGTGCTGTCCCAGCAGTCCATCGTCATGGTCATGATGGGCCTGGAGCTCATGATCAACGGCGTGATCGTGGCGGCGGCGGCCTTCTGGTATTTCGTGCGCCCCGCCGCCGACGCACAGGTGTTGATCCTGGTGGCCGTCACCGCCATGGCCGTGGAGATGGCCGCCGGATTCGCCGTCACCACAGCGATTTTCCGATCCCGCGATATCGACGTGGTCGATGCGGCCGCGGACCTGAAGGGCTGA
- a CDS encoding pentapeptide repeat-containing protein, producing the protein MARELADLPYARHLEPSTDLPRTGGEYDCAHFDGQHLDEQIIQSARFAETAFTSLTIDHGSLRHSAFNDVWLHNVRWVGTDAGDTSWRDAEFVAGAMSGLDLGGADLRRVRFEGCKLDSVNFRTATLQQVSFVDCVLRHVDFGDARLTGVSFDGSTINRLVMNRARLAKTDFRGAVEIDIAEGIDGMKGAKINPRQLLSLAPTFAAALGITVEN; encoded by the coding sequence ATGGCGCGCGAACTGGCAGACCTCCCTTACGCCCGGCACCTCGAACCCAGCACCGACCTCCCCCGCACCGGCGGCGAATACGACTGCGCCCACTTCGACGGTCAGCACCTCGACGAGCAGATCATCCAGTCGGCCCGCTTCGCCGAAACCGCCTTCACCTCGCTCACCATCGACCACGGCAGCCTGCGTCACAGCGCCTTCAACGACGTGTGGCTGCACAATGTGCGCTGGGTCGGCACCGATGCGGGCGACACCTCTTGGCGCGACGCCGAATTCGTGGCCGGCGCCATGTCCGGCCTCGACCTCGGCGGCGCCGACCTGCGCCGGGTGCGGTTCGAAGGCTGCAAACTCGATTCGGTCAACTTCCGCACCGCCACCCTGCAGCAGGTCAGTTTCGTCGACTGCGTGCTGCGCCACGTCGATTTCGGTGATGCCCGCCTGACCGGCGTCAGTTTCGACGGCTCCACCATCAACCGCCTCGTCATGAATCGCGCACGGCTGGCGAAAACCGATTTCCGGGGCGCGGTGGAAATCGATATCGCCGAGGGCATCGACGGCATGAAGGGCGCGAAGATCAATCCCCGTCAATTGCTGTCGCTGGCGCCGACTTTCGCCGCCGCCCTCGGCATCACCGTAGAAAACTGA
- a CDS encoding phosphoketolase, with the protein MDVADTAGDNDTSSSGETLAPVAYRLTDAPGPLTRAELEALDAWWRAANYLSVGQIYLLHNPLVREPLLPEHIKPRLLGHFGTVPGLNLVWVHANRAIRERDLDAVFVAGPGHGGPGPNACAWLEGTYSELYSHIPQDAEGMRALFAQFSFPGGVPSHCAPDTPGSFHEGGELGYSLLHAYGAALDNPDLTVFCVIGDGEAETGPLAGSWHANKFLNAGRDGAVVPILALNEYKIANPTILARIPESELLSLLRGYGYHPIPVTGDDPGTVHQAMASAIDECLDRIAAIQTAARERGSDARPAWPMIILRTPKGWTCPPIVDGEQVEGTFRAHQVPLAAARGNPRHREVLEQWLKSYRPEELFDADGRPHAALLELNPSGGRRMSANPVSNGGVLLRDLRLPDWRDSGVDVPSPGAVKHEATRVLGGWLREVTRLNPDNFLTFAPDELASNRLQDILEVTGRDWQAEIAEHDVKLDRTGRAVEVLSEHMCQGLLEGYLLTGRHGVFTCYEAFIHIVDAMFNQHAKWLDASAAIPWRRPIASLNYLLSSHVWRQDHNGFTHQDPGFLDVVLNKSPEIVRVYLPPDANTLLSTYDHCLRSRHYVNVVVAGKQPQESWLSVADAATHCARGIGIWDWAGNNDDEGMSPDVVLACAGDVPTLETLAAVSILREQLPELRVRVVNVVDLMRLLPQDEHPHGLPDREFDTLFTRDRPIVFAFHGYPWLVHRLTYRRTNHDGLHVRGYKEKGTTTTPFDMVMLNDLDRYHLVMDVIDRVPELREKAAGLRQEMEDARWQARAWTREHGEDIPVVAEWKWS; encoded by the coding sequence ATCGACGTCGCCGACACGGCGGGCGACAATGACACCTCGAGCAGCGGAGAAACCCTCGCGCCCGTCGCCTATCGGCTCACCGACGCACCCGGCCCCCTCACCCGCGCCGAGCTCGAGGCCCTCGACGCCTGGTGGCGGGCCGCCAACTACCTCTCGGTGGGACAGATCTACCTCCTGCACAACCCGCTGGTACGCGAACCGTTGCTGCCCGAGCACATCAAGCCACGATTGCTCGGCCACTTCGGCACCGTGCCGGGACTGAATCTGGTGTGGGTGCATGCCAATCGGGCCATCCGGGAACGGGATCTGGACGCGGTGTTCGTGGCCGGGCCGGGTCACGGCGGGCCCGGACCCAATGCGTGCGCCTGGCTCGAGGGCACCTATTCCGAGCTCTACAGCCACATTCCGCAGGACGCGGAGGGCATGCGCGCGCTGTTCGCCCAGTTCTCCTTTCCGGGCGGCGTGCCCAGCCACTGCGCACCCGACACGCCGGGCTCCTTCCACGAGGGCGGCGAGCTGGGGTATTCGCTGCTGCACGCCTACGGCGCCGCGCTCGACAATCCGGATCTGACGGTGTTCTGCGTGATCGGCGACGGCGAGGCCGAGACCGGTCCGCTCGCGGGCAGCTGGCACGCGAACAAATTCCTCAATGCCGGACGCGACGGCGCGGTCGTGCCCATTCTCGCGCTCAATGAGTACAAGATCGCCAATCCGACCATCCTGGCGCGCATTCCGGAATCGGAACTGCTCAGCCTGCTGCGCGGCTACGGCTACCACCCGATTCCGGTGACCGGCGACGATCCGGGCACGGTGCATCAGGCCATGGCGAGCGCCATCGACGAATGCCTGGACCGCATCGCGGCCATTCAGACCGCCGCCCGGGAACGCGGCTCCGATGCCCGGCCCGCCTGGCCCATGATCATCCTGCGCACCCCGAAGGGCTGGACCTGCCCGCCGATCGTGGACGGCGAACAGGTCGAGGGCACCTTCCGCGCCCATCAGGTGCCCCTCGCCGCGGCGCGCGGCAATCCGCGGCATCGCGAGGTGCTGGAGCAGTGGCTGAAGTCCTATCGCCCGGAGGAACTGTTCGACGCCGACGGCCGCCCCCATGCCGCACTGCTGGAATTGAATCCGTCCGGCGGCCGCCGCATGAGCGCCAATCCGGTGAGCAATGGCGGGGTGCTGCTGCGGGATCTGCGCCTACCCGACTGGCGCGACTCCGGCGTCGACGTGCCGTCCCCCGGCGCGGTCAAACACGAGGCGACGCGAGTGCTCGGCGGCTGGCTGCGCGAGGTCACCCGGCTCAACCCGGACAACTTCCTCACCTTCGCCCCCGACGAACTGGCCAGCAACCGGCTACAGGACATTCTCGAGGTCACCGGCCGCGACTGGCAGGCCGAGATCGCCGAACACGACGTGAAACTCGACCGCACCGGCCGCGCGGTCGAAGTGCTGTCCGAGCACATGTGCCAGGGCCTGCTCGAGGGCTATCTTCTGACCGGCCGGCACGGCGTCTTCACCTGCTACGAGGCGTTCATCCACATTGTCGACGCCATGTTCAACCAGCACGCCAAATGGCTCGACGCCAGCGCGGCGATTCCCTGGCGGCGACCCATCGCCAGCCTCAATTACCTGCTCTCCTCGCATGTTTGGCGGCAGGACCACAATGGATTCACCCATCAGGACCCGGGATTCCTGGACGTGGTGCTCAACAAGAGCCCGGAGATCGTGCGGGTGTATCTGCCGCCGGACGCCAATACCCTGCTCTCCACCTACGATCACTGCCTGCGTTCCCGCCACTACGTGAATGTCGTTGTGGCGGGCAAACAACCGCAGGAGAGCTGGCTGTCGGTGGCGGACGCCGCGACGCACTGCGCCCGCGGCATCGGCATCTGGGACTGGGCCGGCAACAATGACGACGAGGGCATGTCCCCCGATGTGGTACTCGCCTGCGCGGGAGACGTCCCGACCTTGGAAACCCTTGCGGCAGTGTCGATTCTGCGCGAACAGCTACCGGAGTTGCGGGTGCGGGTGGTGAACGTGGTCGACCTCATGCGACTGCTGCCGCAGGACGAGCATCCGCACGGGCTCCCCGACCGCGAGTTCGACACCCTGTTCACCCGGGATCGCCCGATCGTCTTCGCCTTCCACGGCTACCCGTGGCTGGTGCACCGTCTCACCTACCGGCGCACCAACCACGACGGCCTGCACGTCCGCGGCTACAAGGAAAAGGGCACCACCACAACGCCTTTCGACATGGTGATGCTCAATGACCTGGACCGCTACCACCTGGTCATGGATGTCATCGACCGCGTGCCGGAGCTGCGCGAGAAGGCCGCGGGACTGCGTCAGGAGATGGAGGACGCGCGCTGGCAGGCCCGCGCCTGGACCCGCGAACACGGCGAGGACATTCCCGTCGTCGCCGAGTGGAAGTGGTCATGA
- a CDS encoding lysophospholipid acyltransferase family protein gives MTETLRTPDANHPLLPLARAYTNYFTPEVSGLENLPASGPALVIGNHSSIYWAPEVWITFMAMMDRRPDEPTFGVAHEILLRAPLLGESLRQFGVIAASQEAASAGLKDGGAVMVYPGGDWEACRPWTERDKIDFAGRKGFIRLALKLGVPVIPAVANGGHDSIFIVSRGERTARLLQLDKLFRAKVFPYTVGLPFGVAPILPQIPLPASVHVSFLPALDWSTQVGDPDDEALVDSYYEQTVATMQTELDRLRAEDPNPVATGIKKHVAGLPGPLSGLANLL, from the coding sequence ATGACTGAAACACTGCGCACACCCGATGCGAACCACCCGCTGCTCCCCTTGGCGCGGGCGTACACGAACTACTTCACGCCCGAAGTCAGTGGCCTGGAGAATCTTCCGGCCTCGGGGCCCGCGCTGGTCATCGGCAATCACTCGTCGATCTACTGGGCGCCGGAGGTGTGGATCACCTTCATGGCCATGATGGACCGCCGTCCGGACGAGCCGACCTTCGGTGTCGCGCACGAAATCCTTTTGCGCGCACCGCTTCTCGGTGAGAGCCTGCGGCAGTTCGGCGTGATCGCGGCCTCGCAGGAGGCGGCGAGCGCGGGGCTGAAGGACGGCGGCGCGGTCATGGTGTACCCGGGCGGTGACTGGGAGGCGTGCCGGCCGTGGACCGAGCGCGACAAGATCGACTTCGCCGGGCGCAAGGGCTTCATCCGGCTCGCGCTCAAGCTGGGCGTGCCGGTGATCCCGGCGGTCGCCAATGGCGGCCACGATTCCATCTTCATCGTCAGCCGCGGTGAGCGCACCGCGCGACTGCTCCAGCTGGACAAGCTGTTCCGGGCCAAGGTGTTCCCGTACACCGTCGGCCTGCCCTTCGGCGTGGCCCCGATCCTGCCGCAGATTCCGCTGCCCGCCTCGGTGCACGTGAGTTTCCTGCCGGCCCTGGACTGGTCGACGCAGGTGGGCGATCCGGATGACGAGGCGCTGGTGGACTCGTACTACGAGCAGACGGTGGCGACCATGCAGACCGAACTCGACCGGCTGCGCGCCGAGGATCCGAATCCGGTGGCGACCGGAATCAAGAAGCATGTGGCCGGTTTGCCCGGCCCGCTGTCGGGTCTGGCGAATCTGCTGTAA
- a CDS encoding aldo/keto reductase yields MQEVTLNNGSTVPQLGFGVWQVEDDQAYSAVTTAFEAGYRHIDTARIYENETGVGRAIRDSGLPRGEVFLTTKLWNSDQGYDAALTAFDASLDRLGTDYVDLYLIHWPTPEHDRYVDTWRALEKIYADGRAKAIGVSNFTEATLKRLVDETDIVPVLNQIELHPYFQQREMRSVAGSLGIATEAWSPLGQGGALLSEPVLARLAEQYGKTPAQIVLRWHLQIGNIVIPKSVTPSRISENIDVFDFALSEADLALIDDLDNPGGRIGPNPDTFNLA; encoded by the coding sequence TTGCAGGAAGTCACCCTCAATAACGGCAGCACCGTTCCGCAGCTCGGGTTCGGCGTGTGGCAGGTCGAGGACGACCAGGCCTACAGCGCCGTGACCACGGCCTTCGAGGCCGGATACCGGCATATCGACACCGCCCGCATCTACGAGAACGAGACCGGTGTCGGCCGCGCCATCCGGGATTCCGGACTGCCGCGGGGCGAGGTGTTCCTCACCACCAAACTCTGGAACAGCGATCAGGGTTACGACGCGGCGCTGACGGCGTTCGACGCGAGCCTGGATCGGCTGGGCACCGACTATGTCGACCTGTATCTGATCCACTGGCCCACCCCCGAGCACGATCGCTATGTCGACACCTGGCGGGCACTGGAGAAGATCTACGCCGATGGGCGCGCCAAGGCCATCGGCGTCTCGAACTTCACCGAGGCCACGTTGAAGCGGCTGGTGGACGAGACCGATATCGTGCCCGTGCTCAACCAGATCGAGCTGCACCCGTACTTCCAGCAGCGCGAGATGCGTTCGGTCGCAGGCTCTCTCGGCATCGCCACCGAGGCGTGGAGCCCGCTCGGCCAGGGTGGCGCGCTGTTGTCGGAACCGGTGCTGGCGCGCCTCGCCGAGCAGTACGGCAAGACGCCCGCGCAGATCGTGCTGCGCTGGCATCTGCAGATCGGCAATATTGTGATTCCGAAATCGGTGACGCCGTCCCGTATTTCGGAGAACATCGACGTTTTCGACTTCGCGCTGTCGGAGGCCGATCTGGCCCTGATCGACGATCTCGATAATCCGGGCGGGCGCATCGGACCGAATCCGGATACCTTCAATCTGGCGTGA
- a CDS encoding NADH-quinone oxidoreductase subunit H, giving the protein MAEMSGQSMIQVAPWWVAVLAPVVVFVAVGAVETADTVARARAAGGSVAVALGAPARRCALLLVQQRRSVVGADVLLWRAAGFVLLIAAVAAAALVPFGAWVVLDGGVTLAWFNALEVVAWAAVWMAGWGADSVFSLVGGYRFVAQGLAYELPHMFALTCAAIGAGSLSVADIVAAQQDRWFVVIMPVAFVVYLLSVPAMSFCAPFGTAAGGDIAGGVLEQTSGVDRLVLVVARRALFVAAAAMAVPLFLGGGAGPWLPGWAWSLVKTVAVLGVLVWMGRRWPAIRMSRYMEIAWIVLLPLILVQALVVSLVVIR; this is encoded by the coding sequence ATGGCTGAAATGTCGGGGCAGAGCATGATTCAGGTCGCGCCGTGGTGGGTGGCGGTGCTGGCGCCGGTCGTCGTCTTCGTCGCGGTGGGTGCGGTCGAGACGGCGGACACGGTAGCGCGAGCACGAGCCGCGGGCGGCTCGGTGGCGGTAGCGCTGGGAGCGCCCGCCCGCCGGTGTGCGCTGCTGCTGGTGCAGCAGCGGCGATCCGTCGTGGGGGCTGACGTATTGCTCTGGCGGGCAGCGGGTTTCGTGCTGCTGATCGCGGCGGTGGCGGCAGCGGCGCTGGTGCCGTTCGGTGCGTGGGTGGTGCTGGACGGTGGGGTGACACTGGCCTGGTTCAATGCGCTCGAGGTCGTGGCCTGGGCGGCGGTATGGATGGCCGGGTGGGGTGCGGATTCGGTCTTTTCGCTGGTGGGTGGGTATCGGTTCGTCGCACAGGGGTTGGCCTACGAGCTGCCGCACATGTTCGCGCTGACCTGTGCGGCCATTGGGGCCGGGTCGTTGAGTGTCGCCGATATTGTTGCCGCGCAGCAGGATCGGTGGTTCGTGGTGATCATGCCGGTGGCGTTCGTGGTGTATCTGCTGTCGGTGCCCGCGATGTCGTTCTGTGCGCCGTTCGGGACGGCGGCGGGCGGGGATATCGCGGGCGGGGTGCTCGAGCAGACGTCCGGGGTGGACCGGCTGGTGCTGGTGGTGGCGCGGCGGGCGCTGTTCGTGGCGGCGGCGGCGATGGCGGTGCCGCTGTTTCTCGGAGGCGGGGCGGGGCCGTGGTTGCCGGGGTGGGCGTGGTCGCTGGTGAAGACGGTGGCGGTGCTGGGAGTGCTGGTGTGGATGGGGCGGCGGTGGCCGGCCATCCGGATGTCGCGATACATGGAGATCGCCTGGATCGTGCTGTTGCCGCTGATTCTGGTTCAGGCGCTGGTGGTTTCGCTCGTGGTGATCCGGTGA
- a CDS encoding NADH-quinone oxidoreductase subunit A encodes MTNLLVILTAVTLSLAVLYAAARAVRPAPADTTQLPFLSGHAAREHAVSRYHVRWYTITMIFLAFDMEMAFMYLWAVVVADIGASAVIEMFGFLAVLLIGVLYAWREGALRWT; translated from the coding sequence GTGACCAACCTGCTCGTGATCCTGACGGCGGTGACGTTATCGCTCGCCGTGCTCTACGCGGCCGCTCGCGCCGTGCGCCCCGCCCCCGCCGACACCACGCAGCTGCCGTTCCTCTCCGGCCATGCCGCCCGCGAACACGCGGTCTCCCGCTACCACGTCCGCTGGTACACGATCACCATGATCTTCCTGGCCTTCGACATGGAAATGGCCTTCATGTACCTGTGGGCCGTGGTCGTCGCCGATATCGGCGCCAGCGCGGTGATCGAAATGTTCGGCTTCCTGGCCGTGCTGTTGATCGGAGTCCTCTACGCCTGGCGCGAAGGCGCACTGCGATGGACCTGA
- a CDS encoding NADH-quinone oxidoreductase subunit J, translating into MAAQVMFWICAVGAVAAGIAVFRVDSMARATFALLVSFLFTAGTVFLVELAYLGVLVVLMMIMEMVVMVVFMVMYMMNPAGLMPMTMVHNSRAAAAISAAVFLALTAVALLVDWPERDGERSADPTAALGEAIMGSKMLVMIVVGLVLFATIVATVVLATHRGRYDRYGDGLDRRPADDPVEGGVGQ; encoded by the coding sequence GTGGCGGCACAGGTGATGTTCTGGATCTGCGCGGTCGGTGCGGTCGCGGCCGGGATCGCGGTGTTCCGGGTCGATTCCATGGCGCGGGCCACCTTCGCGCTGCTGGTGTCGTTCCTGTTTACGGCGGGCACCGTATTCCTGGTCGAGCTGGCCTATCTCGGCGTGCTGGTGGTGCTCATGATGATCATGGAGATGGTCGTCATGGTGGTCTTCATGGTCATGTACATGATGAATCCGGCCGGGCTCATGCCGATGACCATGGTGCACAACAGCAGAGCCGCCGCAGCCATCTCGGCTGCGGTGTTCCTGGCGCTGACGGCCGTTGCGCTGCTGGTGGATTGGCCGGAGCGCGACGGTGAACGATCGGCCGATCCGACGGCCGCCCTGGGCGAGGCCATCATGGGCTCGAAGATGCTGGTGATGATCGTCGTCGGCCTGGTGCTGTTCGCCACCATCGTGGCCACGGTGGTGCTGGCCACCCATCGTGGCCGCTACGACCGATACGGCGACGGTCTCGACCGGCGACCGGCCGACGATCCGGTGGAAGGCGGTGTGGGGCAGTGA
- a CDS encoding ABC transporter permease, which produces MTTLVRGAQDSAAMVGRNLRHSLRSPDTMIMTIAVPVMILLMFTYVFGGAMNVGGDYLDYVVPGIILLCAGFGSAGTAVSVSTDMQDGIIDRFRTMAVSRTSVLAGHVLESLLRNLLTTGLVILIAVALGFRPTADPIRWLGVLGVLSLFILALSWLAAAFGLLARNPEAANGFTFFFMFLPYVSSAFVPLHTLPSWLRGFGEYQPATPVAEAVRGLLMGTPVGNNGVLAVIWCAGIGFAGYLAAGVLYRRRGVS; this is translated from the coding sequence GTGACGACTCTCGTTCGCGGAGCCCAGGATTCGGCCGCCATGGTGGGCCGCAACCTGCGGCACAGCCTGCGCAGCCCGGACACCATGATCATGACGATCGCGGTGCCGGTCATGATCCTGCTCATGTTCACCTACGTCTTCGGTGGCGCGATGAACGTCGGCGGCGACTACCTCGATTATGTGGTGCCCGGAATCATCCTGCTGTGCGCGGGATTCGGCTCGGCCGGCACCGCGGTGAGCGTGTCCACCGATATGCAGGACGGCATCATCGACCGCTTCCGCACCATGGCGGTATCCCGCACCTCGGTGCTCGCCGGGCATGTCCTGGAGAGCCTGCTGCGCAATCTGCTCACCACCGGCCTGGTCATACTCATCGCGGTGGCACTGGGTTTCCGCCCCACCGCGGACCCGATCCGCTGGCTGGGCGTGCTCGGCGTGTTGTCGCTGTTCATCCTGGCGCTGTCCTGGCTGGCCGCCGCGTTCGGATTGCTCGCCCGGAATCCGGAGGCCGCCAATGGTTTCACCTTCTTCTTCATGTTCCTGCCCTATGTGAGCAGCGCTTTCGTGCCGCTGCACACGCTGCCGAGCTGGCTGCGCGGGTTCGGCGAGTATCAGCCCGCGACGCCCGTCGCCGAGGCGGTGCGCGGCCTGCTCATGGGGACGCCGGTGGGGAACAATGGCGTGCTGGCCGTGATCTGGTGTGCCGGAATCGGTTTCGCCGGCTACCTGGCGGCGGGGGTGCTCTATCGGCGGCGCGGCGTGAGCTGA